Proteins found in one Zea mays cultivar B73 chromosome 1, Zm-B73-REFERENCE-NAM-5.0, whole genome shotgun sequence genomic segment:
- the LOC100276950 gene encoding uncharacterized protein LOC100276950 produces the protein MGFIMDFAENLILRLMEDPDKRDQVRREHVYKMKERCERTKAAWSLPLRPYGFWTFDRFNSQLSWDPQISQAAGRRDPYDDLIARHSGSPPSS, from the coding sequence ATGGGTTTCATCATGGACTTCGCGGAGAATCTGATCCTCCGTCTGATGGAGGACCCGGACAAGCGCGACCAGGTTCGGCGGGAGCATGTCTACAAGATGAAGGAGCGGTGCGAGCGCACTAAGGCGGCGTGGAGCCTCCCTCTGCGCCCCTACGGCTTCTGGACCTTCGACCGCTTCAACTCGCAGCTCTCCTGGGATCCCCAGATCAGCCAGGCCGCCGGCCGTCGGGACCCCTACGACGACCTCATCGCCCGCCACTCTGGCTCGCCGCCGTCTTCCTGA